In a genomic window of Hyphomonas sp.:
- a CDS encoding CoA ester lyase, which yields MSHTHRPRRSCLYMPGANERALEKAKSLPADTVLMDLEDAVAPDAKDTARETIRAAVTGGGYGPREIVVRMNGLDTEWGQADLKMAVEAGADALLAPKVIDGSDIDRLNDAMSRAGAPAEMGLWVMIEMPKAILNIQDIAEAVGRTRLTTFVMGTNDLAKEYRARMTPDRLAFQTALQMTIIAARAYGITAIDGVFNDIKDEQGLIDECEQGRDLGFDGKTLIHPSQLETANRVFAPSPHDVEHAQAVIAAFADPENAGKGVLKVNGKMTELLHLDEARRTVSMDEAIRAFEA from the coding sequence ATGTCTCACACCCATCGTCCCCGTCGTTCCTGCCTCTACATGCCAGGTGCCAATGAACGGGCGCTCGAGAAGGCAAAGTCGCTGCCGGCCGATACGGTGCTCATGGATCTCGAGGATGCCGTAGCGCCGGATGCGAAGGACACGGCGCGCGAAACCATCCGGGCCGCGGTGACCGGCGGGGGGTACGGTCCGCGCGAGATTGTGGTGCGGATGAACGGGCTCGACACCGAATGGGGGCAGGCTGACCTGAAAATGGCCGTGGAGGCGGGCGCTGATGCCCTGCTGGCGCCAAAGGTGATCGATGGCAGCGACATTGACCGGCTGAATGATGCGATGAGCCGGGCAGGGGCTCCGGCCGAAATGGGCCTGTGGGTCATGATCGAGATGCCCAAGGCCATTTTGAACATTCAGGACATTGCCGAAGCGGTGGGTCGCACGCGTCTGACCACTTTCGTGATGGGCACAAATGACCTGGCGAAGGAATATCGTGCGCGCATGACACCCGACCGGCTGGCTTTCCAGACGGCCCTGCAGATGACCATCATTGCCGCACGGGCCTATGGCATCACGGCGATCGATGGCGTGTTCAACGACATCAAGGACGAGCAGGGCCTGATCGATGAATGTGAACAGGGGCGCGATCTCGGCTTTGACGGCAAGACACTGATCCACCCGTCCCAGCTGGAAACAGCGAACCGGGTCTTCGCACCCAGCCCGCATGATGTGGAACATGCGCAGGCCGTAATCGCCGCCTTTGCAGACCCGGAAAACGCCGGCAAGGGCGTGCTGAAGGTGAATGGCAAGATGACCGAACTGCTTCACCTTGATGAAGCCCGCCGCACGGTCTCCATGGATGAGGCAATCCGGGCCTTCGAGGCCTGA
- a CDS encoding serine hydrolase domain-containing protein: MTDTHDESWPLAGHAAPEFDPVRKVFEENFQSGQELGAGFAVIKDGQTVVSLTGGWADRKKERPWTDTTLVPVYSTTKGIAALVLAHLVERLPAGYETPVSDIWPEFAAHGKGAITIAEVASHQAGLPGFADEIDPELWLDPPACAAALAELAPMWTPGSAHGYHPLSWGYLVGEIARRISGETLGTSLRALFPDIDFMIGTPASEHDRCADIQRPRALADLGEITPPRRAAFVSKWSAPNRGGAIWREIEIPSANGHGTALSVAQLYETYTRGGGEIVSSQAFETLSADLTHGPDLVLPMVTAFGAGIMHNTHGLFGPEPATLGHCGWGGSMAIADQHNQLTCAYVMNRQSNILVGDPRAVRLVEAVYDCL, encoded by the coding sequence ATGACCGACACACATGACGAAAGCTGGCCACTGGCCGGGCATGCCGCCCCGGAATTCGACCCTGTCCGCAAAGTCTTCGAAGAGAATTTCCAAAGTGGCCAGGAGCTGGGGGCCGGCTTCGCCGTCATCAAGGATGGCCAGACCGTCGTGAGCCTCACCGGCGGCTGGGCCGACCGGAAGAAGGAACGCCCCTGGACCGACACGACACTGGTGCCCGTCTATTCCACCACCAAAGGCATCGCCGCCCTTGTTCTGGCGCATCTGGTGGAGCGGCTTCCGGCAGGATATGAAACACCGGTATCGGATATCTGGCCCGAATTTGCGGCCCATGGCAAAGGCGCGATCACCATTGCAGAGGTCGCGAGCCATCAGGCGGGCCTGCCGGGATTTGCCGACGAGATCGACCCGGAATTGTGGCTGGACCCGCCTGCCTGCGCCGCCGCTCTGGCCGAGCTTGCGCCCATGTGGACGCCTGGAAGTGCACATGGGTACCATCCTCTGAGCTGGGGCTATCTGGTCGGTGAGATCGCCCGCCGCATCAGTGGCGAAACGCTGGGCACCAGCCTGCGCGCCCTGTTCCCCGACATTGATTTCATGATCGGCACCCCAGCCAGCGAACATGATCGCTGCGCAGATATCCAGCGGCCCCGCGCCCTGGCTGACCTGGGCGAGATCACCCCGCCGAGGCGGGCCGCCTTTGTCAGCAAATGGTCTGCCCCCAATCGCGGCGGCGCTATCTGGCGCGAAATCGAAATTCCGTCCGCCAACGGGCATGGCACCGCGCTGTCGGTGGCGCAACTCTATGAAACCTACACACGCGGCGGCGGGGAAATTGTCTCATCCCAGGCCTTCGAGACGCTGAGCGCCGACCTTACCCACGGACCGGACCTGGTGCTCCCCATGGTCACCGCTTTCGGTGCCGGGATCATGCACAACACACATGGCCTGTTCGGACCCGAACCAGCAACGCTTGGCCATTGCGGGTGGGGTGGCTCCATGGCGATTGCCGATCAGCACAACCAGCTGACCTGCGCTTATGTCATGAACCGGCAGTCAAACATCCTGGTGGGCGATCCACGCGCCGTGCGGCTGGTTGAAGCCGTGTATGATTGCCTCTGA
- a CDS encoding LysE family translocator — MLDHVDWAAFLIAMAAVELTPGPNMGWLAALSAQRGRRAGMLAVCGIALGLFAQLIAAATGLSALLSELPILYETLRWAGVAFMVFLAYEAWHDTGTPSPLNRNNAEGFWRGLVANLLNPKALVFYLVVVGQFASPMAGPLWQQIVALGILHVALATVIHTFIVLLGARLGSTLEAYRTAPAMRASFALMMLGIAIWIAVSTGRPTT, encoded by the coding sequence ATGCTGGATCATGTCGACTGGGCAGCATTCCTGATCGCCATGGCTGCCGTAGAACTCACACCGGGCCCGAACATGGGGTGGCTCGCCGCGCTGTCGGCGCAACGGGGGCGCCGCGCCGGTATGCTGGCCGTTTGCGGCATCGCGCTTGGTCTCTTCGCCCAATTGATTGCGGCCGCCACGGGTCTCTCTGCCCTTCTGTCCGAACTGCCCATCCTGTACGAAACCCTGCGCTGGGCCGGCGTCGCCTTCATGGTGTTTCTTGCCTACGAGGCCTGGCACGATACCGGTACGCCTTCCCCGCTCAATCGCAACAATGCCGAGGGGTTCTGGCGCGGGCTGGTGGCGAATCTGCTGAATCCGAAAGCCCTGGTCTTTTATCTGGTCGTGGTCGGACAGTTTGCGTCGCCCATGGCGGGTCCGCTCTGGCAGCAGATTGTTGCGCTGGGCATCCTTCATGTCGCCCTGGCCACCGTGATCCACACCTTTATTGTGCTGCTCGGCGCGCGGTTGGGCAGCACGCTTGAAGCCTATCGGACAGCGCCGGCCATGCGGGCAAGCTTCGCCCTCATGATGCTCGGCATCGCCATCTGGATCGCAGTGTCCACAGGGCGACCCACGACCTGA
- the rarD gene encoding EamA family transporter RarD, protein MNAETRLGFFAGLAAYCIWGSLPLYIRLMQHIDAVDLLAHRVVWSVPTALIFIGLAANWRDVRAALNWDKLKWLIVSGLLIGANWGCYIWAVNAGRTMEASLGYYINPLVNVIFGMIFFSERLRPAQWGAVAIAAIGVAIMTIAFGRVPWVALFLCMTFACYSLIRKQVAIDSRAGFLMEVLLLAPLALGWLVWAAGQPGTNLFGDGGWDIALLMAAGPITSVPLILFALSARRLKLSTIGMMQYVGPTLQFLIAILVFREVFGWTHAAAFACIWTALAVFTVDSVMGEAKARRLARAARLG, encoded by the coding sequence ATGAACGCTGAAACACGTCTCGGCTTTTTCGCGGGCCTCGCAGCCTATTGCATCTGGGGGAGCCTGCCGCTCTACATCCGGTTGATGCAGCACATTGATGCGGTGGACCTGCTGGCGCACCGTGTGGTGTGGTCGGTTCCGACCGCGCTGATCTTCATCGGCCTCGCGGCGAACTGGCGGGACGTGCGCGCCGCGCTGAACTGGGACAAGCTGAAATGGCTGATCGTGTCCGGCCTGCTGATCGGCGCGAACTGGGGCTGTTACATCTGGGCGGTGAATGCCGGCCGTACGATGGAGGCGTCGCTCGGCTATTACATCAACCCGTTGGTCAATGTGATCTTCGGGATGATCTTCTTCTCGGAACGTCTGCGGCCTGCCCAGTGGGGCGCGGTGGCCATCGCTGCCATCGGCGTTGCCATCATGACCATTGCGTTCGGGCGTGTGCCCTGGGTGGCGCTGTTCCTGTGCATGACCTTTGCCTGCTATTCGCTGATCCGGAAACAGGTAGCCATTGACAGCCGCGCAGGCTTTCTGATGGAGGTGCTTCTGTTGGCCCCGCTGGCTCTGGGTTGGCTGGTCTGGGCCGCAGGGCAGCCCGGCACGAATCTCTTCGGCGATGGCGGCTGGGACATTGCGTTGCTGATGGCCGCCGGACCGATCACCTCTGTGCCCCTGATCCTTTTCGCGCTGTCTGCCCGCCGCCTGAAGCTCTCCACCATCGGCATGATGCAATATGTCGGGCCGACCCTCCAGTTCCTGATCGCCATTCTGGTCTTCCGGGAAGTGTTCGGCTGGACCCATGCGGCGGCCTTTGCCTGTATCTGGACAGCGCTTGCCGTGTTCACTGTGGACAGTGTGATGGGGGAAGCCAAGGCACGGAGACTGGCGCGCGCGGCGCGGCTTGGCTGA
- a CDS encoding aspartate-semialdehyde dehydrogenase: MATRIAVVGATGNVGRELLNILEERMFPADEVFAVASRRSIGKEVSYGDRTLKCHDIESFDFTRVDLVLMSAGGSTAKEWAPKIAKAGAITIDNSSAWRMDPDVPLVVPECNGEAVMDYKKKMIIANPNCSTAQLVVALKPLHDAVGITRVVCSTYQSVSGAGKDAMDELWNQTRGVFVNDEPTPEVFQKEIAFNVIPQIDVFMDDGFTKEEWKMRVETKKILDPSIELTATCVRVPVFVGHSEAVNVELAGPMSAKQAKELLRESPGIMLVDDPEEELYITPKECVGEWATYISRVRVDPTVEHGLAFWCVSDNLRKGAALNAVQIAEELLNRGVLKPEKQPVVSG; encoded by the coding sequence CCCAGCCGATGAGGTGTTTGCGGTGGCGTCCCGCCGGTCCATTGGCAAGGAAGTGTCTTATGGCGACCGTACCCTGAAATGCCATGATATTGAGAGCTTCGACTTCACGCGGGTTGACCTGGTTCTGATGTCGGCCGGGGGCTCCACCGCAAAGGAGTGGGCGCCGAAGATCGCCAAGGCCGGCGCGATCACGATCGACAATTCCTCCGCCTGGCGCATGGACCCGGACGTCCCGCTGGTCGTGCCGGAGTGCAATGGCGAAGCGGTGATGGACTACAAGAAGAAGATGATCATCGCCAATCCGAACTGCTCCACGGCGCAGCTGGTGGTGGCGCTGAAGCCCCTGCACGATGCCGTGGGCATTACGCGCGTTGTCTGCTCCACCTATCAGTCCGTTTCCGGTGCCGGCAAGGACGCCATGGACGAGTTGTGGAACCAGACGCGCGGTGTGTTCGTGAATGACGAACCGACTCCGGAAGTCTTCCAGAAGGAAATCGCGTTCAACGTGATCCCGCAGATTGATGTCTTCATGGATGACGGCTTCACCAAGGAAGAGTGGAAAATGCGCGTCGAGACCAAGAAGATTCTCGACCCGTCCATCGAGCTGACGGCGACATGTGTGCGGGTTCCGGTGTTTGTCGGCCACTCTGAAGCGGTGAATGTTGAACTGGCCGGTCCGATGAGCGCCAAGCAGGCCAAGGAGCTTCTGCGCGAGAGCCCGGGCATCATGCTGGTCGATGATCCGGAAGAAGAACTCTACATCACGCCGAAGGAATGTGTGGGCGAGTGGGCGACCTATATCTCGCGCGTGCGGGTAGACCCCACGGTCGAGCACGGCCTGGCGTTCTGGTGCGTGTCCGACAATCTCCGCAAGGGCGCCGCTCTCAATGCGGTCCAGATCGCCGAAGAGCTTCTGAACCGCGGTGTCCTGAAACCGGAAAAGCAACCCGTCGTTTCAGGCTGA